A single Cannabis sativa cultivar Pink pepper isolate KNU-18-1 chromosome 7, ASM2916894v1, whole genome shotgun sequence DNA region contains:
- the LOC133039936 gene encoding integrin-linked protein kinase 1, with translation METKTTALRFTLGKQSSMAPERASTERKLNEEDEDEDSVKIDPRVKLMYLANEGDLDGIREILDSGIDVNFRDIDDRTALHVAACQGLNDVVQLLLDRGAQLDTKDRWGSTPIADAIHYKHDEVIKLLEKRGAKPLMSSMHVNHAREVPEYEIDPKELDFTNSVQIDKGTFRMASWRGIEVAVKKLEEGVITDDDKVRAFRDELALYQKIRHPNVVQFLGAVTQSSPMMIVTEYLPKGDLRAFLNRRGALKPALALRFALDIARGMSYLHENKPEPIIHRDLEPSNILRDDSGHLKVADFGVSKLLTVKEDKPLTCQETSCRYVAPEVFQNEEYDTKVDVFSFALILQEMIEGCIPFSAKQDTEVPKLYSASDRPPFKAPAKLYAHGIKELIEACWNEKPAKRPTFREIIRKLESIHNTVVHKRRWKVRPLKCFQNLEALLRKDHSSSSTRSSTRSSSSTL, from the exons ATGGAGACCAAAACGACGGCGTTGAGATTCACACTGGGGAAGCAGTCATCCATGGCGCCGGAGCGAGCTAGTACGGAGAGGAAGCTGAACGAAGAAGACGAAGACGAAGATTCGGTGAAGATCGATCCTAGAGTGAAGCTTATGTACTTGGCTAACGAAGGTGATTTGGATGGGATTCGTGAGATTTTGGACTCAGGTATCGATGTTAATTTTCGCGATATTGATGATCGGACTGCTCTTCATGTCGCCGCTTGTCAAGGATTGAACGACGTTGTTCAGTTGTTGCTTGATCGTGGTGCTCAGCTTGATACTAAAGATCGATGGGGTAGCACT CCTATTGCTGATGCAATTCATTATAAACACGATGAAGTAATTAAGCTTTTGGAGAAACGTGGTGCTAAGCCTTTG ATGTCTTCTATGCATGTTAATCATGCTCGTGAGGTTCCTGAATATGAAATTGATCCAAAGGAGCTTGATTTCACAAACAGTGTTCAGATTGATAAG GGAACCTTTCGAATGGCATCCTGGCGCGGAATTGAGGTTGCTGTGAAAAAGCTTGAGGAGGGAGTCATTACAGATGATGATAAAGT ACGGGCATTTAGAGATGAACTTGCATTGTATCAGAAGATAAGGCATCCAAATGTAGTTCAATTTCTTGGTGCTGTGACTCAAAGTAGTCCAATGATGATTGTGACAGAGTATTTACCCAAG GGTGACCTTAGAGCATTTTTGAACAGAAGAGGAGCATTAAAACCCGCTTTAGCTTTGAGATTTGCACTGGATATTGCGAG GGGAATGAGTTATTTGCACGAGAATAAGCCAGAACCAATTATTCACCGTGATCTTGAGCCTTC AAACATATTACGCGATGATTCTGGGCACCTAAAAGTAGCAGACTTTGGAGTCAGCAAATTGCTAACAGTTAAGGAGGACAAGCCTTTGACATGTCAAGAAACTTCCT GTCGATATGTGGCTCCAGAGGTTTTTCAAAATGAAGAATATGATACAAAAGTTGATGTCTTCTCATTTGCTTTAATTCTACAAGAG ATGATTGAAGGCTGTATACCATTTTCAGCAAAACAAGATACCGAAGTTCCTAAACTATATTCTGCAAGTGATCGCCCACCTTTTAAGGCTCCAGCTAAGCTTTATGCACATGGGATTAAAGA GTTAATCGAGGCCTGTTGGAATGAAAAGCCTGCAAAGAGACCAACATTTAGAGAAATTATAAGAAAGCTCGAATCCATACACAACACTGTCGTTCACAAAAGGCGTTGGAAG GTTAGGCCATTGAAATGCTTTCAAAATCTAGAAGCCTTATTAAGGAAAGATCATTCCAGTTCAAGCACGCGATCATCAACTCGATCTTCCTCAAGCACCTTATAA